In Geotalea uraniireducens, the genomic window GCCCATGGGCGAGAACAGCGACTACTTTCTGATCGATACCATCGAGGATACCTCCACCGTTTCACCTGCCACACTGCTTGAAGACCTGAACAAGTACGAGATCGTCTCAAAATGGTTTTCCTCTCTTTCGGAAAACGAGCAGAAGATTTTGACGCTCCGTTTCGGATTGAATGACAATGAACCACAGACTCTCGACACCATAGGGCGGAGCTTTGGCGTCACGCGTGAACGGATCAGGCAGATTGAAGCGAAATCACTTGAAAAGTTAAGGCGCTTCATTGAAAACACCGATGGCGCTAGCGTCGAGTGATTACAATTTTCACCAAGTAGAAGGAGAGCAGTATGGACGACCTGAAGAGCATTATTCGCGATGTTCCCGATTTCCCCAAAAAGGGAATCATCTTCAAAGACATAACTACCTTGCTGGCCGATGCAAAGTCATTCCAGCGGATGGTCGATCTTCTCTCCCACCGGTATATCGGCCAGAAAATAGACAAAGTTGTCGGCGTTGAGGCGCGGGGGTTTATTATCGGTGCTGCCCTGGCATATAAGCTCGGGGCCGGTGTCGTACTCGTCAGAAAACCGGGCAAGCTGCCTTCCGAAACCTTCAGCAAGAGTTACGCTCTCGAATATGGCTCGGACACCCTGGAAATCCATAAAGACGCAATTAAAAAGGGTGAGAAGATTCTTCTCGCCGACGACGTACTTGCAACGGGGGGAACGATGTCGGCGGTAGTCGATATGGTCAACGTTCTCGGAGGAGATCTCGTCGAGTGCTGCTTCATGGCAGAGCTGGAATTCCTTAAAGGGCGCAGCAAGTTACCGCAGGGCAAAGTATTTTCGCTCTTGAAATTTTAAGGAAAGAAGTTGCAATACCCCGGCATTTGGGCTATAGAAAAAAGTTCCATCGTCCCCGTAGCTCAGTAGGATAGAGCGTCGGATTCCTAATCCGCAGGTCGCACGTTCGAATCGTGTCGGGGACACCAAATATCAAAAGGCCACTTGAGCACGAAGTGGCCTTTCTCTTTTGATCCTCACCGTTGCTCGGTCAGATAGGTCGGGTATCAGCTCCGCACCACCTCACGGTATTCAGCAGGACAGTGGGGACATTACAGCGAACGATGCTCGGTCCTCGCGATGATCTCATCCTGCAGCTCGTCAGAGAGATCGCAGAAATAATCGCTATACCCAGCCACCCTGACAATTAAGCCGCGGTATTCCTGAGGATTTTCCTTCGCCCTTCGCAAAGTCTCCGCATTCACCACGTTGAACTGGACGTGATGGCCGTCCATCCTGAAGTAGCTTCTGACCAGTGCGGCAAGCCCGTCGATGCCATTCTCCCCACTTAACAGGGTTGGTGTGAATTTCATGTTCAGCAGCGTCCCGCCAGTCCTTATGTGATCCATCTTGCCGGCAGAGCGGATCACCGCCGTCGGTCCGTTGCGGTCGGCCCCCTGAACCGGGGAAATTCCTTCAGAGAGTGGCGCCCCACGACGTCTGCCGTCGGGCATGGCGCCTGTCGCCGTGCCAAAGTAAACATGGCAGGTGGTTGGGAGCATCTCAATGCGGTAGACGCCACCCTTGGTATTCGGCTTACCGTCCACCTCCTGAAAGAATGCCTCGAACACCAGCCGCATCAGTTCGTCCGCGTAATCGTCGTCATTACCGTATTTGTGGGTCTTGTTGAGCAGGCGCTGCCGGAGCGGCTCGTCATCCTCGAAATTGGCGTCAAGCTTGGAAACCAGCTCGGCGAGAGGAAGCCTTCGCTGATCGTACACAAGCGCCCTTAAGGCCGCCAGTGAATCGGTAATACTGCCGATGCCGACTCCCTGAATGAAGCTATTGTTGTACCTGGCACCACCGGCATTGTAGTCCATACCGCGACTAATGCAGTCGTCGGTCAAGACGGAAAGGAACGGAGCCGGCATCAAGGCGGCATAGATCATCTCGATCAACCGGTTGCCACGCATCTTTATGCCGATAAAGTGGGAGAGCTGGACTCTGAACGCATTAAAAAGATCATCGAAGGAAGCAAAATTATCCGGATTGCCGGTTTCCGGGCCGAGCCTTTCACCACTCATGGGATCAATACCGTTGTGCAGAGCCAGTTCCAGCACTTTCACCAAATTGAAATAACCAGTAAGAATGTATGCCTCCTTGCCGAAAGCGCCAACCTCCACACAGCCACTGCATCCGCCGGCCCGCGCGTCCACGAGACTTTTCCCCTGGCGAAGCTGCTCCTCCACCACGCTATCAGCATTGAAAATAGAGGGAAAGCCGTAGCCATTTCTGACCACCCTCAGGGTATGTTTCAGGAAGGCGTCCGGAGATTTTCTGGAGAGTTGGATGTTACTGGAAGGCTGCAGCAGGTGCATCTCGTCGATAATATCCAAAAGCAGGTGCGAGACCTCGTTGGAGCCGTCGGAGCCATCTGGAAGCAAGCCGCCCAGATTGATATTGGCAAAGTCGGTATAGGTGCCGCTCTCGGCGGCGGTCACCCCGACTTTGGGCGGGGAGGGATGGTTATTGAACTTGACGAAGAAACACTCCAGAAGCTCCCGCGCCCCATCTCTGGTCAGTGTGCCGCGGGAAAGGCCTCGCTCGAAGAAGGGCCAGAGGTGCTGATCAAGATGGCCAGGGCTGAAGGCATCCCAGCCGTTCAATTCGGTAATCACGGCCAGGTGGCAGAACCAGTAGGACTGTAACGCTTCCCAGAAATCAGTAGGGGCATGTGCCGGCACCCAACGGCAGTTGGCGGAGATTTTCAGTAGTTCCTGTTTTCTGACCGGATCGGCAGTGGCTGCTGCCATGCTCTCAGCAAGTTTCGCATGCCGCTCGGCAAAGAGGATTACCGCATCGCAGGAAATATCCATCGCCTTCAACTCTTCCCGCTTGTTAAAGGCAGCGGGATCGGTTGCAAAATCAAGAGCATCAACGGCCTGGGCAATGTCCTGTTTGAAGTCGAGCAGTCCCCTGTGATAAATCTTGTCGTCCAACACGGTGTGCCCCGGGGCACGCTGCTCCATGAACTCGGTGAACATTCCGTTATTATAGGCTTGGTGCCACTCTGCCGGCAGCGCTTCGAAAATCTTGTTCCGAAGCGCCCTGTTTCCCCAATACGGGATGATTGTCTCCTCGTATGCTTTCAAACAGCTGTCATCGACGCGATAGCTGGTTTTCTGGCGTGAGTTGAGAATACGCAGATCCTCAACGGAATGGCAGGTAAGTTCGGGATAGGTCGGGACCTGCTTCGGCGCCGGTCCCCGCTCGCCGACAATCAACTCGCCATCACCAAGATAGATGGTCTTCTGTTCGCAAAGATAATAGAAGGACTTGGCGCGCATCACCGGAATGGACCAACACCCCTCGTTTGCCCGGTAAAATTCCGTAAGCAGTTGAGCACGCTCGGCAGAAATTGCCGGTTCGGCTGCAAGGCTCTCCTGCCGCAGACGTCTCGTTCTTCCCGTCATCATTGTCCTCCTATCGATGTCGGGACTCCTATGTCCCTGAATATCTTGGCGAAAACTTCTAAAACTTCCATGGTCGGAGGAGCCGGTTGCGTCGCTCCCGTTGCCATCGTGCCAAAGCGGGCCTGTTTCCCCGTCCAGGTTGCATGGTAGGGGAGAAGCCAGACGTGGCGTATCCCAGGGGTTTCGGAGGAGACCTTGGCGAGGGCGCACATCTCCTCCTCACTGGCATTAAAGCCCGGCACGACTGGAATTCTTAGCCAGATGTTCGCATGCAACCGAGAGAGCAGCGCCAGGTTTGACACAATCCCGCCGTTGTCAATGCCGGTTCCCTGAAGATGTCGCTTCCCCTCAGCACATTTCAGGTCGAAGAGAAAAAGGTCTACAAGCGGCGCTATTTCAGCGAGCGTCTCGGGAGGACACAGCCCGGCGGTATCCACGGCAGTATGAATCTCATGGTCTCTGCAGCGGCTAAGGAGGGTCTTAAGAAAATCGGGCTGGCAAAGCGGTTCCCCGCCAGAGAACGTAACGCCCCCACCGGAGTCTTCATAAAAGAAACGATCCTTCAACAGGCTTGCCATCACCTCGTCAGCCGACATCTCGCGGCCGACGATCTGGCGTGCTCCGGTGGGGCAGGCTTCTGTACATGCACCACAGAGGGTGCAAGTGGTAGCCGTATCGAGCCGTTCGGGGCAGGCATCGAAACAAGCGCCACAAGAGAGGCAAACTTTCTGAAAAGAGGAGATTTCCGGCATCGGAAGCTGGCTTTCAGGGTTGTGGCACCACCAGCAGCGCGCCGGACACCCCTTCAGAAAGACCGTTGTCCTGATGCCCGGTCCGTCATGCAGAGAATAGCGTTGCAGGTTGAAGACCATCCCTTGCGAAGTCACATCATCTCCCATCGTTGCAATGCATTGCCAACCGGCGATTACCTCCCTTTATAAAATATTTCCGGCAAAAAATCACCATTTGACGTGCAAAGGAAGAGCGAGCACCATCATGACGTAATCATCGTGGCCGAGCATTTTTGGCTGGATGGGCGCACGAGATAGCGGTGCTTATCGTCGCAAGAGAAGGGGAGGGGGAATGCTCCTTAACGTTATCGGCAATTATGCCTGTTTGCGGGGCGCATGTCCGAGGAGATATAAACGTGCGGCGGGGCTGGCGGACGAAACACGGTCCAGCGTTACGGCAATATGCCGCGCCCCTGGACCGTGATAACGGGTGGGGTCGAAACTAAATGATCTTATTAAGCGAATATTCGATAATGCCTTCCGCCCCTAGCTTGATCAGTTCCGGGACAATTTTACGCACTTCTTTTTCGTTAAGGACGCTTTCAATCGACACCCAGTTCGAATTGAACAGATGGGCAACCGTCGGATTGTTCAGGCTGGGGAGTATCTTGATGATTTCTTCCACGCGATGATTTGGCGCATTCATCTTTAAGCCGACCATGCTCTCAGCCCGCAGTGCAGCCTGGAGAAGCGTCGCAATTTGCTCGATTTTCCCCCGTTTCCAGGGATCATTCCATGATTGCCGGTTGGCGATGACCACGGGAACCGACTCCATAAGATCCTGGATAATGCGCAAACCATTGGCCCGAATCGTGGACCCGGTTTCGGTTACTTCGACGATGGCATCGCACAGCCCCTCAACAACTTTTGCCTCGGTTGCGCCCCAGGAAAATTCAACCGTAACGGGAATGCTCCTTTCGGCAAAATAGCGTTGGGTGAAACCGACCAGTTCGGTAGCTATGGTCTTGCCTGCCAGGTCCTCGGCGGATTGAACCGGGGAATCCTGAGCCACGACCAGAACCCAGCGGGCAGGGCGGCGTGATACTTTCGAATAGATCAACTCACAGACGGTCATCACATCAGAGTCGTTTTCCCTGACCCAGTCGCGGCCAGCAATCCCTACGTCAATCGTCCCTTTTTCGACATATTTACTCATCTCCTGGGTTCTGATAAGGCTGCAGCGCAGTTCGTCATCATCAACCGTCGGGAAATAACTTCTCGAAGACACCGAGACGTTCCACCCGGCCTTGCCGAAGAGATCAATGGTGGCATTTTCGAGGCTCCCCTTCGGGATGCCGAATTTCAGCTGTTGGGTCATTTTTTATAAACCTCCTCCGGATCGAAAAGAGGATTTGAATGCTCAACCCATTGGCCGTTTTCCCAGCGGGTATAAAAACAGCTCCGGTTGCCGGTATGGCAGGCCGCTGGACCGTTCTGCTTCACCTTGATGACCACCGAGTCATAATCACAGTCGGTCAGAACTTCGACGACATCCTGGGTGTTGCCGGATTCTTCACCCTTCATCCAGTATTTGTTGCGGCTTCTGCTGAAAAACCATGTCTTACCCGTTTCAAGTGTTGACGAAAGAGTCTTTTCATCCATGAACGCGACCATCAGCACTTCGTTTGTCTCGTGATCCTGGATGATGGCAGGGATCAGCCCGCCCATCTTGGCAAAATCAATTTTGGACATCGTGACAGTCTCCTCTCTCTTTGGTGGCATTTTTCGGGACGCGAACAGGCTCGACGCCATAGTCCGCAAACGAAAAAAGGGGTGGTCGCTTGACCACCCCTTCGGTATTCTGGTGGGCGATACTGGGTTCGAACCAGTGACCCCTGC contains:
- a CDS encoding adenine phosphoribosyltransferase; amino-acid sequence: MDDLKSIIRDVPDFPKKGIIFKDITTLLADAKSFQRMVDLLSHRYIGQKIDKVVGVEARGFIIGAALAYKLGAGVVLVRKPGKLPSETFSKSYALEYGSDTLEIHKDAIKKGEKILLADDVLATGGTMSAVVDMVNVLGGDLVECCFMAELEFLKGRSKLPQGKVFSLLKF
- the hypD gene encoding trans-4-hydroxy-L-proline dehydratase, which gives rise to MMTGRTRRLRQESLAAEPAISAERAQLLTEFYRANEGCWSIPVMRAKSFYYLCEQKTIYLGDGELIVGERGPAPKQVPTYPELTCHSVEDLRILNSRQKTSYRVDDSCLKAYEETIIPYWGNRALRNKIFEALPAEWHQAYNNGMFTEFMEQRAPGHTVLDDKIYHRGLLDFKQDIAQAVDALDFATDPAAFNKREELKAMDISCDAVILFAERHAKLAESMAAATADPVRKQELLKISANCRWVPAHAPTDFWEALQSYWFCHLAVITELNGWDAFSPGHLDQHLWPFFERGLSRGTLTRDGARELLECFFVKFNNHPSPPKVGVTAAESGTYTDFANINLGGLLPDGSDGSNEVSHLLLDIIDEMHLLQPSSNIQLSRKSPDAFLKHTLRVVRNGYGFPSIFNADSVVEEQLRQGKSLVDARAGGCSGCVEVGAFGKEAYILTGYFNLVKVLELALHNGIDPMSGERLGPETGNPDNFASFDDLFNAFRVQLSHFIGIKMRGNRLIEMIYAALMPAPFLSVLTDDCISRGMDYNAGGARYNNSFIQGVGIGSITDSLAALRALVYDQRRLPLAELVSKLDANFEDDEPLRQRLLNKTHKYGNDDDYADELMRLVFEAFFQEVDGKPNTKGGVYRIEMLPTTCHVYFGTATGAMPDGRRRGAPLSEGISPVQGADRNGPTAVIRSAGKMDHIRTGGTLLNMKFTPTLLSGENGIDGLAALVRSYFRMDGHHVQFNVVNAETLRRAKENPQEYRGLIVRVAGYSDYFCDLSDELQDEIIARTEHRSL
- a CDS encoding glycyl-radical enzyme activating protein, with product MGDDVTSQGMVFNLQRYSLHDGPGIRTTVFLKGCPARCWWCHNPESQLPMPEISSFQKVCLSCGACFDACPERLDTATTCTLCGACTEACPTGARQIVGREMSADEVMASLLKDRFFYEDSGGGVTFSGGEPLCQPDFLKTLLSRCRDHEIHTAVDTAGLCPPETLAEIAPLVDLFLFDLKCAEGKRHLQGTGIDNGGIVSNLALLSRLHANIWLRIPVVPGFNASEEEMCALAKVSSETPGIRHVWLLPYHATWTGKQARFGTMATGATQPAPPTMEVLEVFAKIFRDIGVPTSIGGQ
- the hisG gene encoding ATP phosphoribosyltransferase is translated as MTQQLKFGIPKGSLENATIDLFGKAGWNVSVSSRSYFPTVDDDELRCSLIRTQEMSKYVEKGTIDVGIAGRDWVRENDSDVMTVCELIYSKVSRRPARWVLVVAQDSPVQSAEDLAGKTIATELVGFTQRYFAERSIPVTVEFSWGATEAKVVEGLCDAIVEVTETGSTIRANGLRIIQDLMESVPVVIANRQSWNDPWKRGKIEQIATLLQAALRAESMVGLKMNAPNHRVEEIIKILPSLNNPTVAHLFNSNWVSIESVLNEKEVRKIVPELIKLGAEGIIEYSLNKII
- the hisI gene encoding phosphoribosyl-AMP cyclohydrolase, yielding MASSLFASRKMPPKREETVTMSKIDFAKMGGLIPAIIQDHETNEVLMVAFMDEKTLSSTLETGKTWFFSRSRNKYWMKGEESGNTQDVVEVLTDCDYDSVVIKVKQNGPAACHTGNRSCFYTRWENGQWVEHSNPLFDPEEVYKK